The following are from one region of the Corylus avellana chromosome ca1, CavTom2PMs-1.0 genome:
- the LOC132168132 gene encoding uncharacterized protein LOC132168132, with the protein MGLPDTSRDLSSEVEVDAFRRLFPLRFYERHLSESIRPDGRPLGRARDTTIALGAVASADGSGLAKIGSTTMLAAIKMEVMTPSMESPDEGCLAIDFHMPPICSPIVRPGRPAEAAPVVSKQLSDTISSSGMVDLKELSLVSGKAAWMVYLDIYCLDADGALFDAALLSAVAALSYLQIPAVSLNEDGRVVVVSEEDGGKPEKEPVNRENRKLTLKSIPFSLTCILHKNYILADPTAEEESIMETLVTVVLDSSSQLISLYKPGGPVLANTSAIQDSIALTRQRVRELQKILDEANSGMEVD; encoded by the exons atgggaTTGCCAGATACTTCCAGAGATTTGTCATCAGAAGTGGAGGTTGATGCTTTCAGACGCCTCTTCCCTCTTCGTTTTTATGAGCGCCATCTCTCGGAATCTATCCGGCCTGATGGTAGGCCACTTGGAAGAGCTAGAGATACAACCATAGCCCTTG GGGCTGTTGCATCTGCTGATGGGTCAGGATTGGCAAAGATTGGTTCAACT ACAATGTTGGCTGCTATTAAAATGGAAGTCATGACTCCTTCCATGGAGTCACCAGATGAGGGCTGCTTAG CTATTGATTTCCACATGCCTCCAATTTGTTCTCCAATTGTTAGGCCTGGCAGGCCAGCTGAGGCAGCACCAGTAGTGTCAAAACAATTATCTGACACTATTTCAAG TTCTGGCATGGTTGATTTGAAAGAGTTATCCTTGGTCAGTGGAAAAGCTGCTTGGATGGTATACTTG GACATATACTGTTTGGATGCTGATGGTGCTCTCTTTGATGCTGCTTTACTTTCAGCTGTTGCTGCCTTGTCTTATT TACAAATCCCTGCAGTTTCCCTAAACGAGGATGGTAGAGTTGTTGTTGTGTCGGAGGAAGATGGAGGAAAGCCAGAAAAGGAGCCTGTTAATAGAGAGAACAGGAAGCTCACGCTGAAAAGCATTCCTTTCTCATTGACATGCATACTTCACAAGAACTACATCTTGGCAGACCCTACTGCTGAGGAAGAGTCCATCATGGAAACTCTTGTTACTGTGGTTTTGGATTCTTCAAGTCAACTCATTTCTCTTTATAAGCCAGGCGGACCAGTTCTCGCTAATACATCCGCTATCCAG GATTCCATTGCATTGACAAGGCAAAGAGTGAGGGAACTACAGAAGATTTTAGATGAAGCCAATTCTGGTATGGAGGTTGACTAG
- the LOC132167220 gene encoding protein FAR-RED IMPAIRED RESPONSE 1-like: MGGFENVPFGEKDCRNFITKAREFRLGKGGGQALCDYFRRMQDMNDDFYYVMDMDDDARLRNVFWADARSRAAYEFFGDVITFDTTYLTNRYDMPFAPFVGVNHHGQSILFGAGLLSNEDTDTFVWLFESWLKCMKYRAPSAILTDQARAMKNAIARVFPRTRHRYCLWHIMRKFPEKFGAHDHCEDIKSALNTCVYDSFTVDEFEENWKKLIESYQLHNNSWLNGLYSERTFWAPIYMKDTFWAGMTTTQRSESMNAFFDDYVHSQTTLKEFVDQFDNALRKMVENEARSDFNCFNRTIPCATNLSLEKQFQDVYTNAKFKEVHEQFATGVHCNNSLLKSEGAISTYQVVETCQSHENHMTDKTFIVFFNEDEFEVKCTCAKFEFRGIICKHSISVLVTKKVTMLPPRYILDRWRKDIKRKYTLIKSSNDVFVSSSGAQRYDKMFVKFEELASLTLESEEYSMEVMKNLDMLNEKYRALKSGKVLSPVKVKRLGRPRLLRTVPAIEKVSKKSQVKMVPIVEKAANKSQLEKKASSSNNVKKKGQRKKSSKAKQDDAKTCEPSLPPTTGDQHDQFINTQVDPTNEFSKLVSQHKYEEAFDAALRISDVSIVYSLCSQVDLRCILSIDPLPLSQVVLLYLLRHLTYGINDNISQKIGWMIDVANAIIPTDPMIAVHVQPILNEVYGFLNYQQYLPTITSDELSSIRRLIHIICSKIM, encoded by the exons ATGGGGGGGTTTGAGAATGTTCCATTTGGGGAGAAAGATTGTCGAAATTTTATTACCAAGGCAAGAGAGTTTCGGCTTGGCAAAGGAGGTGGTCAAGCACTTTGTGATTATTTCAGAAGAATGCAAGACATGAATGATGACTTCTATTATGTGATGGACATGGATGATGATGCTAGGTTGCGAAATGTGTTTTGGGCTGATGCACGAAGTAGGGCAGCGTATGAATTCTTTGGGGATGTCATTACATTTGACACGACCTACTTGACAAATAGGTATGACATGCCATTTGCTCCTTTCGTAGGAGTGAATCATCATGGCCAGTCAATACTTTTTGGAGCAGGACTACTATCAAACGAGGATACAGAcacatttgtttggttgtttgagTCGTGGTTGAAGTGCATGAAGTACCGAGCTCCAAGTGCAATTTTAACGGATCAGGCTAGGGCAATGAAAAATGCAATTGCGAGAGTTTTTCCAAGAACTCGACATAGATATTGTCTATGGCACATTATGAGAAAATTTCCTGAAAAATTTGGTGCACATGATCATTGCGAAGACATTAAGAGTGCCTTAAATACTTGTGTGTATGATTCTTTCACCGTTGATGAATTTGaggaaaattggaaaaaattaattgaGAGTTATCAGCTTCATAATAACTCGTGGTTGAATGGGTTATATAGTGAACGGACTTTTTGGGCGCCAATATATATGAAAGATACATTTTGGGCGGGAATGACTACAACGCAGCGGAGTGAAAGCATGAATGCCTTTTTTGATGATTACGTGCATTCACAAACCACACTAAAGGAATTTGTTGATCAGTTTGATAATGCTTTGAGAAAAATGGTTGAGAATGAGGCGCGTTctgatttcaattgttttaatCGCACAATTCCATGTGCAACCAATCTGTCTTTAGAGAAGCAATTTCAAGATGTTTACACAAACGCAAAGTTCAAAGAAGTTCACGAACAGTTTGCGACAGGTGTGCATTGTAACAATTCTCTTCTTAAAAGTGAAGGTGCAATTTCTACCTATCAAGTGGTTGAAACTTGTCAATCTCATGAAAACCACATGACCGACAAAacatttattgttttctttaatgAAGACGAATTTGAAGTGAAGTGCACTTGTGCAAAGTTCGAATTCAGAGGCATCATATGCAAGCATTCTATTTCGGTTCTAGTGACAAAGAAAGTTACAATGTTGCCACCAAGATATATTCTTGATAGATGGAGGAAGGATATAAAGCGAAAATATACTTTGATTAAGAGTAGTAATGATGTGTTTGTGAGTAGCTCTGGTGCCCAAAGATATGACAAAATGTTCGTGAAATTTGAAGAATTAGCATCGCTTACATTAGAAAGTGAGGAATATTCTATGGAAGTGATGAAAAATCTTGATATGTTAAATGAGAAATATCGTGCCTTAAAGTCTGGAAAGGTGCTTTCTCCTGTTAAGGTTAAACGTCTAGGGAGACCACGGTTACTAAGAACGGTACCTGCTATAGAGAAAgtgtccaaaaaatcacaagttAAGATGGTGCCTATTGTAGAGAAAGCGGCCAACAAATCCCAATTAGAAAAGAAGGCATCAAGCAGCAATAATGTCAAAAAGAAAGGACAAAGAAAGAag AGTTCCAAAGCAAAGCAAGATGATGCCAAAACTTGCGAACCTTCATTGCCTCCTACAACTGGTGATCAGCACGACCAATTTATTAACACTCAG GTGGATCCAACCAATGAATTCTCAAAATTAGTCAGCCAACACAAGTATGAAGAAGCTTTTGATGCAGCCTTGCGAATAAGTGATGTGTCTATTGTATATTCATTATGCTCTCAG gtTGATCTACGGTGTATTTTATCTATAGATCCTCTTCCTTTGAGCCAAGTAGTATTGCTTTACCTTTTGCGGCATCTAACATACGGTATCAATGACaacatttcccaaaaaattGGTTGGATGATAGACGTTGCAAATGCCATAATTCCAACAGACCCAATGATTGCAGTGCATGTGCAGCCAATCCTCAATGAAGTCTATGGCTTTCTCAACTATCAACAATACTTGCCTACAATTACTAGTGATGAGCTCTCAAGTATCCGTCGTCTGATACATATAATTTGTTCCAAGATCATGTAA